One window of the Manihot esculenta cultivar AM560-2 chromosome 14, M.esculenta_v8, whole genome shotgun sequence genome contains the following:
- the LOC110630813 gene encoding ubiquitin-conjugating enzyme E2 20 yields the protein MATVNGYQGNTPVAAPTGTPSKQTVPTAKTVDTQSVLKRLQSELMALMMSGESGISAFPEEDNIFCWKGTISGSKDTVFEGTEYKLSFSFPNDYPFKPPKVKFETSCFHPNVDVYGNICLDILQDKWSSAYDVRTILLSIQSLLGEPNISSPLNTQAAQLWSNQEEYRKMVEKLYKPSSA from the exons ATGGCTACAGTTAATGGGTACCAAGGCAACACACCCGTGGCAGCTCCGACAGGGACCCCATCGAAGCAGACTGTGCCAACTGCGAAGACTGTTGATACGCAATCGGTGCTCAAACG GTTGCAATCTGAATTGATGGCATTGATG ATGAGTGGAGAATCTGGTATATCTGCCTTCCCTGAAGAGGACAACATATTTTGCTGGAAAGGAACAATCAGTGGAAGTAAAGACACAGTTTTTGAAGGAACTGAATACAAGCTCTCCTTTTCTTTCCCAAACGACTACCCCTTCAAGCCACCAAAGGTGAAGTTTGAAACCAGCTGCTTCCATCCTAATGTGGATGTCTATGGCAACATTTGCTTGGACATTCTTCAG gatAAGTGGTCATCCGCTTATGATGTTCGAACAATACTCCTCTCTATCCAGAGCTTACTTGGAG AACCCAATATAAGCTCGCCCCTAAACACTCAAGCTGCTCAACTTTGGAGCAATCAAGAAG AATATAGGAAGATGGTGGAGAAGTTGTACAAGCCTTCAAGTGCATAA
- the LOC110630812 gene encoding THUMP domain-containing protein 1 homolog yields MATENKPKSAASVNTNKSKKRKQRYLPQNKPVKKKGPYPLHPGVQGFFITCDGGKERQASHEAINVIDSFYEELIYGKDTDVKEQTELPNKPLNKKIKFVYSDDDDDDDEEDEEEDDDEEEEEVEGEKDEVEDREEENKPDANQNNDVKSEIPTNEKLDFPNVENSCCGNETEEKTNDNEESAKDLENQTNEAKEPPAKKQCIETCASKSVVQEKGEQKSIDKLIEDELKEIGDRNKRRFATLDSGCNGVAFVQMRKRDGDPSPKDIVQHMMTSAASTRKHMSRFILRVLPIEVSCYASEEEISKAIAPVVAKYFPVDTQDPQKFAVLYEARANTGIDRMKIINSVAKSVPGPHKVDLSNPDKTIIVEIVRTVCLIGVVEKYKELAKYNLRQLTSPKQ; encoded by the exons ATGGCCACCGAGAACAAGCCGAAGTCTGCTGCCTCCGTCAACacaaacaagagcaagaaaaggAAACAGCGCTATCTCCCTCAAAAT AAGCCAGTGAAGAAGAAAGGTCCGTACCCTTTACACCCAGGAGTTCAGGGCTTCTTTATCACTTGCGACGGTGGCAAAGAGCGCCAAGCCTCTCATGAGGCCATCAACGTTATTGATTCT TTTTATGAAGAGCTGATCTATGGTAAGGATACAGATGTGAAGGAGCAAACGGAGTTGCCTAATAaacctttaaataaaaaaataaagtttgtatattctgatgatgatgatgatgatgatgaagaagatgaagaagaagatgatgatgaggaggaggaggaggtggaggGAGAAAAGGATGAAGTGGAGGATAGGGAAGAAGAGAATAAACCAGATGCTAACCAAAACAATGATGTTAAAAGTGAAATTCCAACAAATGAGAAGTTAGATTTTCCTAATGTGGAGAATTCATGCTGTGGAAATGAAACAGAAGAAAAGACTAATGATAATGAAGAGAGTGCTAAAGATCTTGAAAATCAAACAAATGAAGCCAAGGAGCCTCCAGCAAAGAAGCAATGTATAGAAACATGTGCTTCAAAATCTGTTGTCCAGGAAAAGGGAGAGCAGAAATCCATTGATAAGCTTATTGAGGATGAACTCAAAGAAATTGGAGATAGGAATAAG AGGCGCTTTGCAACTCTTGATTCAGGTTGTAATGGTGTTGCTTTTGTTCAAATGCGTAAGAGAGATGGAGACCCATCTCCTAAGGATATCGTACAGCACATGATGACATCTGCTGCATCAACTAGGAAACACATGTCCAG GTTCATATTAAGAGTGTTGCCAATTGAAGTTTCATGCTATGCTTCAGAAGAGGAAATTTCAAAAGCAatagcaccagtggtggctaaATATTTTCCTGTGGATACTCAAGATCCGCAGAAG TTTGCTGTGCTGTATGAAGCTCGTGCAAACACAGGCATTGACAgaatgaaaattataaattcagttGCAAAATCAGTTCCAGGGCCGCATAAAGTCGACCTTAGCAATCCTGACAAGACAATTATAGTTGAAATTGTTAGG ACTGTGTGCCTGATTGGTGTGGTGGAAAAGTACAAGGAGTTGGCCAAGTACAACCTCAGGCAGCTTACATCACCAAAACAGTAG